In Streptomyces sp. NBC_00091, the following proteins share a genomic window:
- a CDS encoding Scr1 family TA system antitoxin-like transcriptional regulator — MPPRTSPTYRQARLGAELRKMRLHAGVTAEFAAGLLGIDRGKIPNIESGVRTLSPERLRTLATNYGCTDEAYLTALAAMAQPRTRGWWDQHRGQLSSGMLDIAELEWHATRLHTIQTVHIPGLLQTEAYARAIFSAVLPELSRLEVELRVSHRQERRRVLERAQPVPYIGFVHEAALRMHFGGRQAARAQLEHLGEQSTADHITIRVIPVSQGIFPGAGHALLYAEGVVPQLDTAQLDSAHGPAFMHAEGQLSKYRSHLEWMEAKALDASASRDFIHRVHKEL, encoded by the coding sequence ATGCCACCCAGGACGTCACCGACGTACCGCCAAGCCAGGCTCGGGGCCGAGCTGCGCAAGATGCGCCTCCACGCAGGCGTGACCGCCGAGTTCGCAGCCGGGCTGCTCGGCATTGACCGGGGAAAGATCCCCAACATCGAGTCGGGGGTCCGGACCCTGAGTCCGGAACGACTGCGCACCCTGGCCACCAACTACGGTTGCACGGACGAGGCTTACCTCACAGCCTTGGCGGCGATGGCGCAGCCCAGAACGCGCGGCTGGTGGGACCAGCACCGGGGCCAGCTGTCGTCGGGCATGCTCGACATCGCCGAACTCGAATGGCATGCAACGCGGTTGCACACCATACAGACCGTGCACATCCCCGGGCTGCTCCAGACCGAGGCGTACGCACGAGCCATCTTCAGCGCGGTCCTGCCGGAGCTGTCACGGCTGGAGGTCGAACTCCGGGTCTCCCACCGCCAGGAGCGCCGTCGCGTACTGGAGCGGGCACAACCGGTCCCGTATATCGGGTTCGTGCACGAAGCGGCCCTGCGCATGCACTTCGGCGGACGGCAGGCAGCCCGGGCGCAGCTTGAGCACTTGGGCGAGCAGAGCACGGCCGACCACATCACCATCCGGGTCATCCCGGTCTCCCAGGGCATCTTCCCCGGCGCCGGACACGCCCTGCTGTACGCCGAAGGGGTCGTCCCGCAGCTCGACACGGCACAGCTCGACTCCGCTCATGGGCCGGCGTTCATGCACGCGGAGGGCCAGCTGTCCAAGTACCGCAGCCACCTGGAGTGGATGGAA